A stretch of Fusarium poae strain DAOMC 252244 chromosome 2, whole genome shotgun sequence DNA encodes these proteins:
- a CDS encoding hypothetical protein (TransMembrane:8 (o62-87i99-118o130-150i404-426o446-467i488-512o524-542i563-582o)~BUSCO:24010at5125), giving the protein MRNDGLRGSSQRGLTPPASEREAPGNVPDNTMTKVGATPKCNNASELPLQTFANTHDTHPSIAHLCLLVFEAVLEVVCVSLPGYIVARLGHFDAEKQKFLANLNVMLFTPCLIFTKLASQLTAEKLSDLAIIPVIFIIQTFVSWVVSFVVGKLFGFNRRASNFVTAMGVFGNSNSLPISLVLSLSQTLKGLHWDKVPGDNDDEVGARGILYLLIFQQLGQLVRWSWGYHVLLAPKEKYPEYREEIAEEGQRYRDDENHENASLIDGLDGETEDEGDRLSIDSQNYDPAGRTPIASASRVSLAVSSDDDMPKKSMPKSKQGQTDIAAPLNGNAGSMDSFPPVPSLEDDEGPAGIAARTKSAVKSPFIRLHQGTSKTLCNWYQKSPAPVKATLRFTKRAAGKFNNFIWEFMNPPLWAMLIAILVASIPSLQRLFFEEGSFVQNSVTNAIRSSGNVAVPLILVVLGANLARNTMAKDEALDPEEERIGTKLLVASLLCRMVLPTAIMAPMLALIAKYVNVSILDDPIFVIVCFLLTGAPSALQLAQICQINNVFEKTMGRILFQSYVIWILPSTLILVMMALEVVEWAR; this is encoded by the exons ATGCGTAATGACGGCTTGCGTGGCTCATCACAGAGAGGCCTAACTCCTCCAGCCTCTGAGCGTGAAGCACCAGGCAACGTGCCAGATAACACCATGACGAAAGTTGGCGCCACACCTAAATGCAATA ATGCATCCGAGTTGCCCCTACAAACATTCGCCAACACCCATGATACGCATCCCTCGATAGCGCACCTATGTCTCCTGGTGTTTGAAGCTGTACTCGAAGTAGTATGTGTTAGTTTGCCTGGCTACATCGTCGCGCGGCTCGGCCACTTCGATGCTGAGAAGCAGAAGTTCTTGGCTAATCTCAACGTGATGCTATTCACGCCATGCCTGA TCTTCACTAAGCTCGCCTCTCAGCTTACTGCAGAGAAACTTTCCGACCTCGCCATTATCCCTGTCATTTTCATTATCCAGACATTCGTATCATGGGTCGTATCCTTCGTTGTCGGAAAGTTGTTCGGATTCAACAGGCGAGCATCCAACTTTGTTACGGCAATGGGTGTTTTCGGAAACTCAAACTCGTTGCCCATCTCCCTCGTTCTCTCGCTTTCCCAGACACTGAAAGGCCTGCACTGGGATAAGGTTCCTGGAGACAACGACGACGAGGTTGGCGCGCGTGGTATTCTCTATCTCCTTATCTTCCAGCAGCTCGGCCAGCTTGTCCGTTGGAGCTGGGGTTACCATGTCCTCCTTGCTCCTAAGGAAAAGTACCCCGAGTACCGCGAGGAGATCGCCGAAGAAGGACAGCGCTACCGTGACGATGAAAACCACGAGAATGCGTCCTTGATTGATGGCCTCGATGGCGAGACGGAGGATGAGGGAGACCGCCTGAGTATCGACTCGCAAAACTATGATCCTGCTGGTCGAACCCCTATCGCGAGTGCCTCCCGTGTCTCGCTCGCGGTTTCTAGCGACGACGATATGCCCAAGAAGTCTATGCCAAAGAGTAAGCAGGGACAAACTGATATTGCTGCTCCCCTTAATGGTAATGCGGGCAGCATGGATTCTTTCCCACCTGTCCCATCgcttgaggatgatgagggaCCTGCCGGTATCGCAGCGAGAACCAAATCCGCTGTCAAATCACCCTTCATCCGCCTACACCAGGGGACATCCAAGACACTTTGCAACTGGTACCAGAAGTCTCCCGCCCCTGTCAAGGCCACCCTGAGATTTACCAAGCGTGCGGCTGGAAAGTTCAACAACTTTATATGGGAATTCATGAATCCCCCCCTCTGGGCCATGCTGATTGCCATCCTTGTTGCTTCTATCCCATCGCTTCAGCGACTTTTCTTCGAAGAGGGCTCTTTCGTTCAGAACAGTGTGACCAACGCCATTCGCTCAAGCGGAAATGTTGCCGTTCCATTGATTCTGGTTGTTCTTGGTGCCAATCTGGCCCGTAACACCATGGCCAAGGATGAAGCACTAGACCCTGAGGAGGAGCGCATTGGAACCAAGCTCTTAGTTGCCTCTCTGCTTTGTCGTATGGTTCTACCGACTGCTATCATGGCTCCCATGCTTGCTCTCATTGCCAAGTATGTGAATGTTAGCATTCTCGATGATCCCATTTTTGTCATCGTTTGTTTCTTGCTCACTGGAGCACCCAGCGCGCTTCAGCTTGCTCAGATTTGCCAAATCAACAACGTCTTTGAGAAGACGATGGGCAGAATCTTGTTCCAGAGCTATGTCATCTG GATCCTTCCCTCAACCCTGATCCTTGTCATGATGGCTCTCGAAGTCGTCGAATGGGCTCGATAA
- a CDS encoding hypothetical protein (TransMembrane:4 (i7-26o114-136i148-171o191-210i)~BUSCO:52014at5125) yields MAKNAPLGLAGLVLMAVSLLLLWFIVLSGLTSTTPFDKTYFLRADTSDITGARDTTQWNFFYICGAGNNDCDGARAAPVIGRAWDSNPRNAPSSLVGGRAGDTTSNRQFFLWRFGWVFILITLFFETIAFFTGFIACCGRLGAGISGFASMFALFCSSVAMSLMTATWVLARNAFKSAGRSASIGRYAFGFAWASWAALFIATVLFCLGMRGDKGSSGGYSGRPWRRRRSVRSTNGYEGRRVKDDYS; encoded by the exons ATGGCGAAGA ACGCACCTCTCGGCCTTGCAGGCCTGGTCCTCATGGCAGTTTCACTGCTCCTCCTCTGGTTCATTGTTCTGTCTGGACTGACCTCAACCACTCCATTTGACAAGACGTATTTCCTCCGCGCCGACACGAGCGATATCACCGGAGCTCGCGACACCACGCAATGGAACTTCTTCTACATTTGTGGCGCCGGTAACAACGACTGCGATGGTGCTCGCGCTGCTCCTGTCATCGGTCGAGCTTGGGACTCTAACCCTCGCAATGCGCCCAGCTCCCTCGTCGGCGGTCGCGCTGGCGACACTACCTCCAACCGTCAGTTCTTCCTCTGGAGGTTCGGCTGGGTCTTCATTCTCATCACCCTGTTCTTCGAAACCATTGCCTTCTTCACCGGCTTCATTGCCTGCTGTGGTCGCCTCGGCGCTGGTATCTCTGGCTTCGCGTCCATGTTCGCCTTGTTCTGCTCCTCTGTCGCCATGTCCCTGATGAC TGCTACTTGGGTTCTCGCCCGTAACGCTTTCAAGAGTGCTGGCCGTTCGGCCTCAATCGGTCGCTACGCATTTGGTTTTGCCTGGGCCTCCTGGGCTGCCCTTTTCATCGCCACCGTTCTATTTTGCCTCGGCATGCGTGGTGACAAGGGCTCCAGCGGCGGTTACAGCGGTCGCCCATGGCGCCGCAGACGTAGCGTTCGCAGCACCAACGGTTACGAAGGACGCCGTGTTAAGGACGACTACTCCTAA
- a CDS encoding hypothetical protein (BUSCO:50667at5125): protein MEQIPLNSEASVGDTHKQTTSTLPPDVVQCLDNARFLHLATCTENIPHVSLMNYTYLPSSPYSNYPVIIMTTNPASKKTSNLVTNPNVSLLVHDWVSHRPPTHGRRPSGGSPGPEHRSSLASLLLNINTAALSSISATIGGAARLVPSGTEEEKYYREQHLENNTFDESTTESFQRENGLVEDGGRGCFVAGEEVRVVSVDIKDVRISDWKGTVRDWEIVPEENMVNGT from the exons ATGGAACAAATACCTCTCAACTCTGAAGCTTCTGTGGGTGATACCCACAAGCAGACAACATCGACACTACCTCCGGATGTCGTTCAATGTCTTGACAATGCTCGCTTT CTTCACTTGGCAACATGCACAGAGAACATTCCTCATGTTTCCCTTATGAACTATACATACCTCCCATCTTCACCTTACTCCAATTACCCAGTCATCATCATGACAACAAACCCGGCTTCTAAAAAGACATCCAACCTGGTGACTAACCCCAACGTATCGTTGCTTGTCCACGACT GGGTCTCCCACCGACCGCCGACTCACGGCCGCCGACCGTCAGGCGGTTCTCCTGGTCCCGAGCACCGCTCAAGTCTTGCCTCACTCCTTCTAAATATCAACACTGCAGCACTCTCTAGTATCAGCGCGACCATAGGAGGTGCCGCTCGCTTGGTGCCTAGTGGGACTGAAGAGGAGAAGTATTATCGCGAGCAGCATCTCGAGAACAACACCTTTGACGAGTCCACGACCGAGTCGTTTCAACGCGAGAACGGACTTGTTGAGGATGGAGGCCGCGGCTGCTTCGTAGCTGGCGAAGAGGTCAGAGTCGTATCGGTTGATATTAAGGACGTGCGCATCAGTGACTGGAAGGGCACTGTAAGAGACTGGGAGATTGTGCCTGAGGAAAACATGGTTAACGGAACCTAA
- a CDS encoding hypothetical protein (BUSCO:19980at5125), which translates to MSASDSVPATPEDWKDLSTPGSPGSEDSSEPSTPLESPNHDSPNEPPRRVPSLRSVSDPRNMNPNSTAMGVLGMARRPVQTSSSFAGNSSASVENSIMAKARALHQQRLQKGNPASPAGQSPTSSVSNGFPANLRMPQNMQRPQAPHANSAPAITKPSLSARRANMGMKLSDMGGPVAAATTVKKRGPPGKLSDITGDAPSNEESNGTGSGHGSKMDDFKKYIDTEKGWVTFDGAATITRTGVNFANGQTFSISLDEVEVMTELGKGNYGTVYKVKHAKRSLPRFGQGLSRKLPPVQYSQSDPSPVRPIEDSTDSQSNSGDGTTGTVMAMKEMRLELDDAKFTTILKELVILHECISPYIIDFYGAFFQEGAVYMCIEYMDGGSIDKLYTGGIPENVLRKITYSTVMGLKSLKEEHSIIHRDVKPTNILVNTRGQVKICDFGVSGNLVASIARTNIGCQSYMAPERISGGGYAQAGNSDGSYSVQSDVWSLGLTVIECAKGAYPYPPEVSSTIFSQLSAIVEGEPPAMPEEGYSDTATDFVRSCLHKIPKQRPTYAMLLKHPWLIDFTKPQTIAEEAEDGDEADKVAEAVGKIALNSTTEDAEVADWVNGVLQKERDGLKVDGPLRPALHTAPLDSVSPISSPNDV; encoded by the exons ATGTCCGCCTCCGACTCGGTTCCGGCCACACCGGAGGACTGGAAAGACCTCTCGACGCCCGGATCTCCTGGTTCTGAAGATTCGTCTGAACCCAGCACGCCACTCGAGTCTCCCAATCATGACAGTCCCAATGAGCCCCCTCGAAGAGTCCCGTCCCTGCGGTCCGTTTCTGATCCTCGCAATATGAATCCGAACTCAACTGCGATGGGAGTTTTGGGCATGGCCAGACGTCCCGTGCAAACATCCTCCAGTTTTGCTGGAAACAGTAGTGCTTCGGtagaaaatagtattatGGCCAAGGCGCGGGCACTGCACCAGCAACGCCTGCAAAAAGGCAACCCAGCATCACCTGCTGGGCAGTCACCAACGTCCAGTGTATCAAACGGATTCCCTGCCAACTTACGAATGCCCCAGAACATGCAAAGACCACAGGCTCCGCACGCCAACTCAGCTCCTGCGATCACAAAGCCTTCTTTAAGCGCGAGAAGGGCCAATATGGGTATGAAGCTATCCGACATGGGGGGACCCGTCGCTGCCGCAACCACGGTTAAGAAGCGTGGGCCTCCCGGAAAACTATCGGACATCACAGGCGACGCACCAAGTAATGAAGAATCGAACGGGACAGGAAGTGGCCACGGGTCAAAAATGGACGATTTCAAGAAATACATCGATACGGAGAAGGGATGGGTCACATTTGATGGCGCTGCCACCATCACACGCACGGGAGTCAACTTTGCCAACGGTCAGACCTTCAGCATATCCCTCGATGAAGTGGAAGTAATGACCGAGCTGGGCAAGGGAAATTATGGAACCGTCTACAAGGTTAAGCATGCCAAGAGGAGTCTCCCTCGGTTTGGACAAGGCTTGTCAAGAAAGCTGCCCCCTGTCCAGTATTCGCAGTCAGACCCTTCACCAGTCAGGCCGATCGAAGACTCAACTGATAGTCAATCAAACTCGGGTGATGGCACCACAGGCACGGTTATGGCAATGAAGGAAATGCGACTGGAACTCGATGATGCCAAGTTTACAACTATTCTGAAGGAGCTTGTCATATTACACGAGTGTATTTCGCCCTACATCATTGACTTTTACGGTGCTTTCTTCCAGGAGGGAGCTGTCTACATGTGCATTGAGTATATGGATGGAGGTTCCATTGATAAGCTATATACTGGAGGAATCCCCGAAAACGTGTTGCGGAAGATCACCTATTCCACAGTGATGGGTCTGAAGTCGCTGAAGGAGGAGCACAGTATTATCCACCGCGATGTCAAACCAACAAACATTCTAGTTAACACACGAGGTCAAGTCAAAATCTGTGATTTTGGCGTCAGTGGTAATTTGGTCGCCAGTATAGCCCGAACCAACATCGGCTGTCAGAGCTACATGGCACCCGAAAGAATTTCAGGCGGTGGATACGCACAAGCAGGAAACTCCGATGGATCTTACAGTGTTCAGAGTGACGTCTGGAGTCTGGGCCTAACGGTCATCGAGTGTGCCAAAGGTGCATACCCTTACCCGCCAGAGGTATCATCTACCATTTTTAGTCAGTTAAGT GCTATTGTCGAGGGTGAACCACCTGCTATGCCCGAGGAGGGCTACTCGGATACAGCCACGGATTTTGTCAGAAGCTGTCTTCACAAGATTCCCAAACAGCGACCAACCTACGCAATGCTGTTGAAACACCCCTGGCTTATTGATTTCACAAAACCCCAGACCATCGCAGAAGAAGCTGAGGACGGTGATGAGGCTGACAAGGTGGCGGAAGCTGTCGGCAAAATTGCCCTCAACTCCACAACGGAAGATGCAGAAGTGGCTGACTGGGTAAACGGTGTGTTGCAGAAGGAGAGAGACGGTCTGAAGGTGGATGGTCCTCTAAGGCCAGCATTACACACTGCTCCGCTCGACAGCGTCAGCCCTATATCAAGCCCGAATGACGTCTAG